A region of uncultured Carboxylicivirga sp. DNA encodes the following proteins:
- a CDS encoding DUF2752 domain-containing protein translates to MVKIKYQFRKGHIEAYFWILSLILLAFTNPEADSHYSLCLFKNLGFDFCPGCGLGHSIAFFFKGRFLESWQAHPIGFLAIVILIFRAYKILKPDIKLKTFNSTNYE, encoded by the coding sequence GTGGTAAAGATTAAGTATCAGTTTCGAAAAGGTCATATTGAAGCTTATTTCTGGATCCTATCTTTGATATTACTCGCATTTACCAATCCTGAAGCTGATTCCCATTATTCACTTTGCCTTTTTAAAAATCTGGGCTTTGATTTTTGCCCCGGGTGTGGTTTGGGCCATTCTATTGCATTCTTTTTTAAAGGACGCTTTTTAGAATCATGGCAGGCACATCCTATTGGATTTTTAGCGATTGTTATTTTGATTTTTAGAGCCTATAAAATACTTAAACCGGACATTAAACTAAAAACCTTTAATTCGACAAATTATGAATAG
- a CDS encoding TM2 domain-containing protein yields the protein MNRIFTLLPEAESEEAIFLESLLKDSTDDQVQNFILIYRGRRKDPQTILLTALVGFLGVSGIHRFLVNQIGMGILYLLTGGLCMIGTIVDLVNHKNLAFEYNQRVAREIKILI from the coding sequence ATGAATAGAATTTTTACTTTACTACCAGAGGCTGAAAGTGAAGAGGCCATCTTTCTTGAATCATTATTAAAAGACAGTACTGATGATCAGGTTCAGAACTTTATTTTAATCTATCGTGGAAGAAGAAAAGATCCACAAACCATTTTATTAACAGCACTGGTTGGATTCCTGGGAGTATCAGGAATACATCGTTTTTTGGTCAACCAGATAGGAATGGGAATTCTTTATTTATTAACCGGAGGATTGTGTATGATCGGAACCATCGTTGATCTTGTCAATCATAAAAATCTGGCATTTGAATACAATCAAAGAGTTGCTCGAGAAATCAAGATTCTGATATAA
- the lpdA gene encoding dihydrolipoyl dehydrogenase has product MNYDVIVIGSGPGGYVAAIRASQLGLKVAVVERSELGGICLNWGCIPTKSLLKSASVFEYLQHAEEYGVTIEGEAKADFAAMVKRSRGVAEGMSGGIQYLFKKNKIEVIKGAGKLLGNKKVEVTAEGGEKQVYEADHIILATGARSRQLPNLPQDGEKVIGYRKALVLDKQPESMIVVGSGAIGSEFAYFYNAIGTKVTLVEYLPNIVPVEDEEVSKQLARSFKKAGIDVMTGAEVTKVDTSGAKVKAVIKTKKGEEEMEADIVLSAVGIAPNLENLGLEEVGVVVENGRVKVDEFYKTSVDGIYAIGDIVPGQALAHVASAEGIICVEKIAGHKPEALDYGNIPGCTYTVPEVASVGMTEKAAKDAGYELKVGKFPFSASGKASAAGHKDGFVKLIFDAKYGELLGAHLIGANVTEMIAELVTARKLETTGHEIIKAVHPHPTMSEAVMEAAAAAYGEVIHI; this is encoded by the coding sequence ATGAATTACGATGTTATTGTCATTGGTAGTGGTCCGGGTGGTTATGTTGCTGCAATCAGGGCTTCACAATTAGGATTAAAAGTAGCTGTTGTTGAGCGTTCTGAGTTGGGAGGTATTTGTTTAAACTGGGGATGTATTCCTACTAAATCTTTACTGAAGAGTGCCAGTGTTTTCGAATACTTACAACATGCCGAGGAGTACGGAGTGACAATTGAAGGTGAAGCTAAAGCTGATTTTGCTGCTATGGTAAAAAGAAGCAGAGGCGTTGCTGAAGGAATGAGTGGCGGAATACAGTATCTGTTTAAAAAGAACAAGATTGAAGTCATTAAAGGTGCTGGTAAGTTATTGGGAAATAAAAAGGTGGAAGTAACTGCCGAAGGTGGTGAAAAACAAGTATACGAGGCTGATCATATTATATTGGCAACAGGAGCACGAAGCCGTCAGCTTCCTAATCTGCCACAGGATGGAGAAAAAGTAATTGGATATAGAAAAGCACTGGTTTTGGATAAGCAACCCGAATCAATGATCGTGGTAGGATCCGGAGCTATTGGAAGTGAATTTGCTTATTTCTATAACGCCATTGGTACTAAAGTTACTTTGGTTGAATATTTGCCAAACATCGTTCCTGTTGAGGATGAAGAAGTGTCAAAACAATTGGCCCGTTCGTTTAAAAAGGCTGGTATTGATGTAATGACAGGAGCTGAGGTAACTAAAGTGGATACATCAGGTGCTAAAGTAAAAGCTGTTATTAAAACCAAAAAAGGTGAAGAAGAGATGGAAGCTGATATTGTATTGTCAGCAGTAGGTATTGCACCTAATCTTGAAAATCTTGGATTGGAAGAAGTGGGAGTTGTGGTTGAAAATGGTCGTGTTAAGGTAGACGAATTCTATAAAACATCTGTTGATGGAATTTATGCAATCGGTGATATTGTTCCAGGACAGGCATTAGCTCACGTGGCTTCAGCCGAAGGAATTATTTGTGTTGAGAAGATTGCAGGTCATAAACCTGAAGCACTTGATTACGGAAATATTCCGGGATGTACCTATACAGTACCCGAAGTGGCATCTGTTGGTATGACTGAGAAAGCAGCCAAAGACGCAGGATATGAGCTTAAAGTAGGTAAATTTCCATTTTCTGCATCAGGTAAGGCAAGTGCAGCCGGTCATAAAGATGGCTTCGTAAAATTGATTTTTGATGCTAAATATGGTGAGTTGTTAGGTGCTCATTTAATTGGAGCCAATGTAACCGAAATGATCGCTGAATTAGTAACTGCTCGTAAGCTTGAAACTACCGGGCACGAAATTATTAAAGCAGTGCATCCACACCCAACTATGTCGGAAGCTGTGATGGAAGCTGCAGCTGCTGCTTATGGCGAAGTGATACATATTTAA
- a CDS encoding TlpA disulfide reductase family protein, translating to MKNWMLAILSVALLASCQPKNYQITGTLEGVTAENVVLKNIRKGRPELMDSAKIVDGTFTFKGEVAAPEFALIFIEGQQQPIQFFIENANITITGNAEDIANVEIAGSPVNDLWKTFNDGVPGKDRMQQLQQEYMQAQMTQDQEKRAVLEEEANSIMGDMQAYYKKFLEDNTSNALGAFLALNMGSQMPLEELKPLVEKLEAAMPEHVYIVELKEMLDSMEKREASVAATKVGAVAPDFTLKTKGGEDISLSSFKGKYVLVDFWASWCGPCRNENPNVVAAYKKFNEKGFEVFSVSVDDSEEKWLEAVEADGLIWTQVRDTEKEVGKLYGIQSIPTTLLLDTEGVIIAKNLRGEALDQKLAELLN from the coding sequence ATGAAAAATTGGATGTTAGCAATCTTAAGTGTTGCATTGTTGGCTTCTTGTCAACCAAAAAATTATCAGATTACAGGAACGCTTGAGGGTGTTACGGCTGAAAATGTTGTATTAAAAAATATTCGCAAAGGAAGACCTGAATTGATGGATTCAGCAAAAATTGTGGATGGTACTTTTACTTTTAAAGGTGAAGTTGCGGCACCTGAATTTGCTTTAATTTTTATTGAAGGACAGCAACAGCCAATTCAATTCTTTATTGAGAATGCTAACATTACAATCACTGGTAATGCAGAGGATATCGCAAATGTTGAAATCGCCGGGTCACCTGTAAATGACCTTTGGAAGACATTTAATGATGGTGTTCCTGGAAAAGATCGTATGCAGCAATTGCAACAAGAATATATGCAGGCTCAGATGACTCAGGATCAAGAAAAAAGAGCTGTTTTAGAAGAAGAGGCTAACAGCATCATGGGTGATATGCAAGCTTATTATAAGAAGTTTTTAGAAGACAATACCAGTAACGCATTAGGTGCATTTTTGGCGCTTAATATGGGTTCGCAGATGCCTTTGGAAGAACTTAAACCATTGGTTGAGAAATTAGAAGCTGCTATGCCCGAGCATGTATATATTGTTGAGTTAAAAGAAATGTTGGATTCAATGGAAAAGCGCGAAGCCAGTGTAGCTGCTACAAAAGTAGGTGCTGTTGCTCCTGATTTTACTTTGAAAACAAAAGGAGGTGAAGATATTAGCTTAAGCAGTTTCAAAGGAAAATATGTATTAGTTGATTTCTGGGCAAGCTGGTGTGGTCCTTGTCGTAATGAGAATCCAAATGTGGTGGCTGCTTACAAAAAATTCAATGAAAAAGGATTTGAAGTTTTCAGTGTATCAGTTGATGACAGTGAAGAAAAGTGGTTGGAAGCTGTTGAAGCTGATGGTTTAATCTGGACACAGGTAAGAGATACTGAAAAAGAAGTTGGTAAGTTATATGGCATTCAAAGTATTCCAACAACCTTGTTGTTAGATACTGAAGGTGTGATTATTGCGAAAAATCTTAGAGGTGAAGCTTTGGATCAGAAATTAGCTGAATTGTTGAATTAA
- the meaB gene encoding methylmalonyl Co-A mutase-associated GTPase MeaB, which yields MSTFDDHHHIENDPTFKGLKVNKGVQSAPSVNPDAAKRFLKKRKPKLSVDDYVNGIMEGNVTVLSQAVTMVESSKPDHQEIAQQIIERCLPHAGKSIRLGITGVPGAGKSTFIESMGMHIIRNGGKLAVLAIDPSSERSKGSILGDKTRMEKLSGEKDAYIRPSPSAGSLGGVARKTRETIILCEAAGFDTIFIETVGVGQSETAVHSMVDFFLLLMLAGAGDELQGIKRGIMEMADAITINKADGSNKERANLAQAEYRSALHLFPPTKSGWTPEVKTCSALYHQGIPEIWDMVLEYIELTKKNNYFDLNRRSQAKYWMYESINEQLRNHFYHHELIKNSLDLNEKLVLNDEKSSFMAAKDLLDTYFKNIK from the coding sequence ATGTCAACATTTGATGATCATCATCATATAGAAAATGATCCGACCTTTAAGGGTTTGAAGGTTAATAAAGGGGTGCAGTCAGCACCTTCTGTTAATCCTGATGCAGCCAAGCGTTTTTTGAAAAAGCGCAAGCCTAAGTTAAGCGTCGATGACTATGTGAATGGTATAATGGAAGGGAATGTTACGGTTTTAAGTCAAGCTGTAACAATGGTTGAAAGTTCGAAGCCTGATCATCAGGAGATAGCTCAACAAATTATTGAAAGGTGTTTGCCTCATGCAGGTAAAAGTATTCGTCTTGGTATTACAGGTGTTCCCGGAGCCGGTAAGAGTACTTTTATTGAGTCGATGGGAATGCACATTATTCGTAATGGGGGTAAGTTGGCAGTACTGGCAATTGATCCGTCAAGCGAACGTTCTAAAGGAAGTATCTTGGGCGATAAAACAAGAATGGAGAAATTATCGGGTGAGAAGGATGCTTACATCAGACCTTCTCCTTCAGCAGGATCTCTTGGTGGAGTTGCCCGTAAGACAAGAGAAACTATAATTTTGTGTGAGGCCGCTGGTTTTGATACTATATTCATTGAAACAGTAGGAGTGGGACAATCTGAAACAGCTGTTCATTCGATGGTTGACTTTTTCCTGTTATTAATGTTGGCAGGAGCCGGTGATGAATTGCAGGGTATTAAACGAGGTATTATGGAGATGGCTGATGCAATAACTATTAATAAGGCCGATGGCTCCAATAAAGAAAGAGCTAATCTTGCGCAGGCGGAATACAGAAGTGCTTTACATTTGTTCCCACCTACAAAATCGGGCTGGACTCCGGAAGTTAAAACCTGTTCGGCTTTGTACCATCAGGGAATCCCTGAAATATGGGATATGGTATTGGAATATATAGAATTGACTAAAAAAAATAATTACTTTGACTTAAACCGCAGATCACAGGCTAAATATTGGATGTACGAAAGCATTAATGAACAGCTACGTAATCATTTTTATCATCATGAACTAATAAAAAATAGTTTAGATTTGAATGAAAAATTGGTTTTGAACGATGAAAAGAGTTCCTTTATGGCAGCCAAAGATTTGTTGGATACATATTTTAAGAATATTAAATAA
- a CDS encoding DUF1573 domain-containing protein translates to MKRIFLILAVALAGVTSSMAQHAKANLSFSETIHDFGDIQESDGKVEYVFKFNNNGGQPMVLHNVKASCGCTTPEWTKTPIPPGGNGEVKAIFDPRNRPGNFNKTITVQSNAENGTVVLRITGNVIPREQTVEDIYPRNMDVIRLESSHLAFTKMTPDQKKSEQLKIISTSDQPLKISFANVPKHITIKAVPEVLQPNQAGVITATYDAAAKNDWGFVTDNVFINFNDTKDYKNRLTLSASIEEDFDSWTPEKLAKAPIVSFEEKTWNFGDINQGDKVTHKFVVKNDGKSELIIRKVKASCGCTAIKPEKTVLAPGEETTIMAEFNSTGKSGRQNKSVTVVTNDPKTTTTLLRISGNVAIQ, encoded by the coding sequence CTTCAATGGCACAGCATGCAAAAGCAAATCTTAGTTTTAGTGAAACCATACACGATTTTGGTGATATTCAGGAGTCGGATGGCAAAGTTGAATATGTGTTTAAGTTTAACAATAATGGTGGTCAACCAATGGTATTGCATAATGTTAAGGCCTCTTGTGGTTGTACAACACCTGAATGGACAAAGACACCTATTCCTCCGGGAGGCAATGGTGAAGTGAAAGCTATTTTCGATCCACGAAATCGTCCGGGTAATTTCAATAAAACCATTACCGTTCAGTCAAATGCTGAAAATGGAACCGTAGTTTTACGTATCACCGGAAATGTAATTCCACGCGAGCAAACCGTGGAGGATATTTATCCACGTAATATGGATGTTATCCGTTTGGAATCGTCGCATCTGGCATTTACGAAGATGACGCCTGATCAAAAGAAATCAGAACAACTAAAGATTATCAGTACTTCAGATCAACCTTTGAAAATATCATTTGCTAATGTTCCAAAGCATATAACAATTAAAGCAGTTCCTGAGGTACTGCAACCAAATCAGGCAGGTGTAATTACTGCTACATATGATGCAGCAGCTAAAAATGACTGGGGATTTGTTACCGATAATGTATTTATTAATTTTAATGATACGAAAGATTACAAAAATCGACTGACTTTAAGCGCTTCAATCGAAGAGGATTTTGATAGCTGGACTCCTGAAAAGTTGGCTAAAGCACCGATTGTTAGTTTTGAAGAGAAAACCTGGAATTTTGGCGATATCAACCAGGGTGATAAAGTAACACATAAATTTGTGGTGAAAAATGATGGTAAAAGCGAGTTGATTATTCGAAAAGTTAAAGCTTCTTGCGGATGTACTGCCATCAAGCCGGAAAAAACTGTTTTAGCTCCTGGTGAAGAAACAACTATAATGGCAGAATTCAACTCAACGGGTAAGAGCGGTCGCCAGAATAAGTCAGTAACAGTAGTTACCAACGATCCAAAGACAACAACTACATTATTGCGAATCAGCGGAAACGTTGCGATTCAATAA